The Chaetodon trifascialis isolate fChaTrf1 chromosome 16, fChaTrf1.hap1, whole genome shotgun sequence genome includes a region encoding these proteins:
- the LOC139344637 gene encoding putative olfactory receptor 52L2, whose product MENDTYNSLTLQLEGLRITKINKYPIFIFLLLAYVFIFMANMGIVLLIWTDRSLHQPMYLLFCNLSINDVIGNSLLVPRVLADILVPPSERFIHYYECVMQAFTTHMFGTNAHTVLMTMAFDRYVAICNPLRYSTIMNDKMVIKLTVSAWGVAFVLVGILLGLTMRLNRCRTMIMNPYCDNPSLFKLSCESVFISNVYGLTFTVVLLSSSIGSIVLTYSKITAACLTGKSKSLNSKALKTCSTHLCLYLIMLVSGMILISLHRFPQYAEYRKISAILFNVVPGSLNPVIYGLQSQEINKCLSNIFHLRKVKPTI is encoded by the coding sequence ATGGAAAACGATACATACAACAGTCTCACTCTTCAACTGGAGGGGTTAAGGATCACCAAGATTAACAAGTACCCGATCTTTATCTTCCTACTTTTGGCCTATGTGTTCATCTTTATGGCCAACATGGGCATTGTGCTTTTGATATGGACCGACAGAAGCCTCCACCAGCCGATGTATCTCCTCTTCTGTAACCTGTCGATTAATGATGTTATAGGAAACTCTCTCCTGGTTCCACGTGTGCTTGCAGACATCCTGGTGCCTCCCTCTGAGCGCTTCATTCACTACTATGAGTGCGTGATGCAGGCTTTTACCACACACATGTTTGGCACCAACGCACACACAGTGCTCATGACTATGGCTTTTGACAGATATGTGGCCATCTGCAATCCCCTGCGCTACTCAACCATAATGAATGACAAAATGGTGATCAAGCTGACAGTGTCTGCCTGGGGAGTGGCCTTTGTTTTGGTTGGGATTCTGCTCGGTTTGACCATGCGGCTGAACCGATGCAGGACGATGATCATGAATCCTTACTGTGATAACCCCTCGCTGTTTAAACTCTcctgtgagagtgtgttcatCAGTAACGTCTATGGACTCACTTTCACTGTAGTCCTGCTCTCATCCTCTATTGGCAGTATAGTCCTCACCTATTCTAAAATCACAGCTGCTTGTCTGACAGGTAAGAGCAAGTCTTTAAACAGTAAAGCCTTGAAGACCTGCAGCACTCACCTGTGCCTATATCTGATTATGTTAGTCAGTGGGATGATCCTCATCTCCCTCCATCGCTTCCCCCAGTATGCAGAGTACAGGAAGATTTCAGCCATTCTCTTTAATGTTGTTCCTGGCAGCCTCAACCCTGTCATCTACGGGCTGCAGTCCCAAGAAATAAATAAGTGTTTGTCAAATATATTCCATCTCAGAAAAGTTAAGCCCACAATTTAA